The sequence TTAAGCTTATTTTTTTCATAAGCTCCAGCTTCTAGCCTTGTTTGGTAGAAAAATATTTCATAGcttgggtgtgtttggatgaaattagctggagctggagctggaacttatgggctagagctggagctgaagtttatttttaaagctggtaactggagcttattattttttataagtgtttgataaACTAACTAGAGCTTATTTTCTAGTTCATAAGCtcaactttttttcataagctactagaagtagcttatttttttagagcttatgatttttataagctctactttttatgtttACCAAACAAAGCTAATtactggagcttattaaaatcataagctcaagctcccataagctctcataagctcacATAAGCTCTTGCGCCAAATACACTCCTTATAAAAAAATAAGCTCTGTAAAAATAAGCTACTTGAAGTAGCTTATGAAAATAAGTTGGGAAGCTTTTGGAAGTAAAAGTACATTATTAGCCCCTAaatcattatttatcatttattttttgTTCTTTATGTCATTTTACATACATAAGCTCCAGTTACTTTATCAAACACTTATAAAATATAAGTTTCAGCTTttagcttaaaaaataagctccagatTTCAGCTCCAGCTACAAGTTAGTTTTATCCCAACACACCCTAGagttggagcttattttttaagcaGGTAGCTGAAGCTTATTAATttctataagtgtttggtaaactagttgtagtttatttttcagttcataagctttattttttttataagttagttaTATTATAAAGTCTAAGTTTTTATAAGCTCTCATAAACTCTAATAAGCTGTTTGTTAAACActcttttaaataataatataatataatgttttCTATAAATTTAatgttaaatttatttatttgagggTAGTATTGGAAGATATTATGAAACTAGATTGTTTTGAAAATTTCACTGCCCTTTAAGAAACGAAATTGTATTTTTAAATCAACTATTACAACAAGTAACCCTAAATTTAACACCATTAACCCAAGAATAACAATAACAAAATTCCTTAAAAATTTGATCAACAATCAAAATTCAGATTTCAGAATCAAACAAGAAAGGAAGATGGTGAGTTCGTCGTCATCAATAGTAAACACATATCCTCTATCAAGCTACTCTTTTGGTACTAAAGAACCTAAAATGGAAAAAGACACTTCGGTTGCTGATCGTCTTGCTCGTATGAAACAAAAGTAAGTATACATCATATCATTtactatatatattaatataattataaatataaatacatgtgTATGTAACTTTGTATTACTTTTGGTTGCTCGAATCGATGCGTAGGGAAACCCTAGAAGTCTATTTTTTTAGTTAGGGTTCTTCGAGATGCTGTCCTTCTAGGGTTTATTTCCATTTCATGTGTTAGGTTATGCTTTATTCATATTTTGATACTGAAATTCAATTAATTCACGTGCTATTGACTAATTTGGGGTTTTGTTTGAATGCAATTACATGTTTAATCCAATAGTGCCTAAAAGTTGTGAATTTTATGTTTTGTATTTCCAGCAATTCCGTACACTTTCTCTGAATATGACTTGTTTGGGCTACTAATCATTGTTATGAGTTTATTATGTTGTAATCTTTTTAGTTATACATTTAAATAGTAATCTCCTAATTTCAAATTAAATGATACAATTTGGCATTTATCGTATAATATTTTGACTTTGAACATTGATATGGAGCTTTTCTAGGTTTATATGAAGTAATTGATAAACATGCTAAAGATAATAGTGAAATACTGTAAATGAACATGCTCGTCCTAAACGAAATGCAGGAAGAAAATGATGAGAATGATTGTATACTCATTTCATGTTTCCTTTTTCTTTCAATGTTGTATCATAATCCTTGTGGATATGTATATGCATGTATGATATGATTTTAGTCTCACGAATAAAGTACCTAGAATTATGTTCAATATATGTATATGAAATTAGCATACTGCCCTTTTTTGTGTATATAGTTCATTAGTTCATAAGAATAAGCTTAATTTTTGGTTCAGTTATCAGCTTTGAGTAAGCCCTGTACcatctattttttttcttcttttggtGTATGTTGCAAAAAGCTGACGATGCGAATTAATGATGTTGTTCTACAGCTATTTGAAGGAAGGTATGAGGACTAGTGTTGAAGCAATCTTACTGGTTAGTGTTCTGGTCTTCTGTTTATTCAAGAGTTCTCATGCTTAATTGTTAATTACGCTCAAGTTATTTACAATCTTCGTATAAATTGGTTATCTCACATATTCTTTTTTCATAGCTACATGTTAAACTTATTGTGATCATGTTTGTATTTTTCTTGAAAGTGAACCATCATCTTgcaaaaatatataaagaacagTAAGTTCAAAAGTATAAATAATACGGGACAAAATTACCGAGTCTGGAGGTAAGGCTTACATATTGCCAATTATAAAAAATTGCTCGTTACAAAGTTTATGTTTTTTTTTGGGGTAATGTTAGAACTAAATGGTTTGGTTGTGAGTTGTGAGTTACCAAGTAAGGTTCTACACCATGTAAAAATCTACTGTGACACATTTTTTTGGAATCCATTCTCAAAATATCATTGCATGGTGGCTTTTTAGACGTCGTTCATCACTAATTTTGTTCTCCAACATGTCTAGTTGAATTGATGGTATTTTAACGCCTGACTTCACTAGGATAATGAGCCTGTACACGTCAAATTATCAACCGTTTTGGTTTCTTTTGTTTATTTACACTTGGTTTTAAAACGTTTCATCGACTTGCAGGTGCAAGAGCATAATCATCCTCACATTCTTCTTCTGCAAATTGGAAACACATTCTGTAAACTTCCTGGTGGCCGGCTGAAGCCTGGAGAAAATGGTAGTTTATCTATTTCAACTGTCATCAACAACCATACATAAATTTCTTTATCTGACTCTGTCTATGTATCTTTTCTACTTGTTATCTTGCAGAAATTGAGGGCTTGAAAAGGAAATTATCAAGCAAACTTGCTGCTAATGCACCTAATATGCAACCTAATTGGCAGGTTAGTGAGTTACTTTATCTGCTTGTTATTTTGCCTGCCAATTAAAACTTATGGATCTATTTATTCTTCAttccaaaacaaattatatatttatcCAGTCAGAACCTTAAGATGATGAACTTTCATCTTTAACCACAGATGATGTTAAGTTAGGAGTTACTGCAAGCTGATGTGATTACAGTGTTGAAATCTAAAATCATTACTCATTAGACTATAACCATCTCTCCAAGTTTATCAATTTTTAACATTTTACTTCAAACGTCCCAGGCTAATGTACTAGTTCCTTTGTTGAAATGTCCGA comes from Rutidosis leptorrhynchoides isolate AG116_Rl617_1_P2 chromosome 4, CSIRO_AGI_Rlap_v1, whole genome shotgun sequence and encodes:
- the LOC139844794 gene encoding pre-mRNA cleavage factor Im 25 kDa subunit 2-like, producing the protein MVSSSSSIVNTYPLSSYSFGTKEPKMEKDTSVADRLARMKQNYLKEGMRTSVEAILLVQEHNHPHILLLQIGNTFCKLPGGRLKPGENEIEGLKRKLSSKLAANAPNMQPNWQIGECVGVWWRPNFETIMYPYCPPHISKPKECKKLYVVHLSEREYFAVPKNLKLLAVPLFELYDNVQRYGPVISTIPQQLSRFQFNMIST